The following proteins come from a genomic window of Kocuria palustris:
- a CDS encoding DUF4032 domain-containing protein has translation MTESPTAPPETHRHGRRVSIQTGFPQPELLDLPWQVPLAEWPEDVLVAYPRGISRHVVRFARVGERVLAAKETTARNASREYEVLRQLRHMGTPSVVPVAVVTDRRAPDGTELPAVLLTEHLAFSLPYRVLFSDNPDAEIADKLVDALALLLVQLHLAGFYWGDASLSNTLFLRDAGAFAAYLVDAETGELHPRLTDGQRHYDLELATTNVAGELMDLLAAFEQDQDPADIHEDLRGDDQIDPEDRGTHSGPGYEPAAATQALSVLPAEATASVPVDPFTTARRLSETYDSLWEELTGEERFPHEQKWRVAERVQRLQDLGFDVEEASLDTDDDGVVRLIPRVVEPGHHTRELLNLTGLHARENQARRILTDIRQFGRALYPGLPDDMTASLWKQEVFSPMMQAVPAELRAKREPAEIVHEVLEHRWFMSERQKSDVPTEVATKDYLESQLRRRPDEQMRL, from the coding sequence ATGACGGAGTCCCCCACCGCCCCGCCCGAGACGCATCGCCACGGGCGCCGCGTATCCATCCAGACCGGCTTCCCCCAGCCCGAGCTGCTGGATCTGCCGTGGCAGGTACCGCTGGCCGAGTGGCCCGAGGACGTCCTGGTGGCCTACCCCCGGGGCATCTCCCGTCACGTCGTGCGCTTCGCCCGGGTGGGCGAGCGCGTCCTGGCCGCCAAGGAGACCACGGCCCGCAATGCCTCGCGGGAGTACGAGGTCCTGCGCCAACTGCGGCACATGGGCACGCCGTCGGTCGTGCCGGTCGCCGTGGTCACCGATCGACGTGCGCCGGACGGCACCGAGCTGCCTGCGGTGCTGCTCACGGAGCATCTGGCCTTCTCCCTGCCCTACCGGGTGCTGTTCTCGGACAATCCGGACGCCGAGATCGCGGACAAGCTCGTGGATGCCCTGGCGCTGCTGCTGGTCCAGCTGCACCTGGCCGGCTTCTACTGGGGGGACGCCTCCCTGTCGAACACCCTCTTCCTGCGCGACGCCGGGGCGTTCGCCGCCTACCTGGTGGATGCCGAGACCGGCGAGCTGCACCCCCGCCTGACCGACGGGCAGCGCCACTACGACCTGGAGCTGGCCACGACCAACGTGGCCGGGGAGCTCATGGACCTGCTGGCGGCCTTCGAGCAGGACCAGGACCCCGCAGACATCCATGAGGACCTGCGCGGCGACGATCAGATCGACCCCGAGGACCGCGGCACGCACTCCGGGCCCGGCTACGAGCCGGCGGCCGCCACCCAGGCGCTGTCGGTGCTGCCCGCGGAGGCCACGGCCTCAGTCCCGGTGGACCCTTTCACCACGGCGCGACGGCTCTCGGAGACCTACGACTCCTTGTGGGAGGAGCTCACCGGAGAGGAGCGCTTCCCTCACGAGCAGAAGTGGCGCGTGGCGGAGCGCGTGCAGCGCCTCCAGGACCTCGGCTTCGATGTGGAGGAGGCCTCCCTGGACACCGACGACGACGGCGTGGTGCGCCTGATCCCCCGCGTGGTCGAGCCGGGGCACCACACCCGGGAGCTGCTGAACCTGACCGGTCTGCACGCCCGGGAGAACCAGGCGCGGCGCATCCTCACGGACATCCGCCAGTTCGGCCGTGCCCTGTACCCGGGGCTTCCCGACGACATGACCGCCAGCCTGTGGAAGCAGGAGGTCTTCTCGCCCATGATGCAGGCGGTCCCCGCGGAGCTGCGCGCCAAGCGCGAGCCCGCCGAGATCGTCCACGAGGTGCTCGAGCACCGCTGGTTCATGTCCGAGCGGCAGAAGTCCGACGTCCCGACCGAGGTCGCCACGAAGGACTACCTGGAGTCGCAGCTGCGGCGCAGGCCCGATGAGCAGATGAGGCTCTGA
- a CDS encoding extracellular solute-binding protein, whose protein sequence is MERTPYPRHRAATGQRPDRHLTRRALLGGGLGLGALGALSACTESGAGLGLGAGTLKIQAGDDEIPGLRRIAEGFMQQTGVNVEYIQREINADSISDFIAQSPMGQAPDIIISPHDSLGQLATNGVVASVELGDRAQDFTDNALTAVVFDGVSYGVPYAVECVALIRNDQITDAQPESFDELRRIGRQLMQEQGLSYPLAVSQSPTSGDPYHLYPLQTSFGAEVFLRTEDGEYLPELAMGGSEGEAFADYLAELGEAGDVQTSMTPDIASEAFLNGESPFLIGGPWELAAIEAAGMRCTVLPVPPAGDQPARPFAGVQALFVNAHAANPVAAHDFVTNWLPTTEAQTALYESTGRPPASITAVEAMDDDPLRTEYARIADELALPMPSIPAMGAVWSFWGTTENAILDGRAEPGPQWQSMIESIEGQI, encoded by the coding sequence GTGGAGCGAACGCCGTACCCGAGACACCGGGCTGCGACTGGACAGCGTCCTGACCGACATCTGACGCGCCGGGCCCTGCTGGGCGGAGGCCTGGGTCTGGGTGCTCTCGGGGCGCTGAGCGCCTGCACCGAATCGGGCGCCGGTCTGGGACTCGGTGCAGGAACGCTGAAGATCCAGGCAGGTGACGACGAGATCCCCGGCCTGAGGCGCATCGCCGAGGGATTTATGCAGCAGACGGGCGTGAACGTCGAGTACATCCAGCGTGAGATCAACGCCGACTCGATCTCGGACTTCATCGCGCAGTCGCCCATGGGCCAGGCGCCGGACATCATCATCTCCCCGCATGACAGTCTCGGACAGCTGGCCACGAACGGCGTCGTGGCATCGGTCGAGCTGGGCGACCGAGCGCAGGACTTCACGGACAACGCTCTGACCGCCGTCGTCTTCGACGGGGTGTCCTACGGGGTGCCCTATGCCGTGGAGTGCGTGGCGCTGATCCGCAACGATCAGATCACCGACGCGCAGCCGGAGTCCTTCGACGAGCTGCGGCGGATCGGCCGGCAGCTGATGCAGGAGCAGGGGCTGAGCTATCCGCTGGCGGTCTCCCAATCGCCCACCTCGGGAGATCCGTACCACCTCTACCCGCTGCAGACCTCATTCGGCGCGGAGGTCTTCCTCCGGACCGAGGACGGCGAATACCTGCCCGAACTGGCCATGGGCGGCTCGGAGGGCGAGGCCTTCGCCGACTACCTGGCCGAGCTCGGGGAGGCGGGCGATGTGCAGACCTCGATGACTCCCGACATCGCCTCTGAGGCGTTCCTCAACGGAGAGTCGCCCTTCCTGATCGGAGGGCCGTGGGAGCTCGCGGCGATCGAGGCGGCCGGGATGAGGTGCACCGTGCTCCCCGTGCCGCCAGCCGGTGACCAGCCCGCTCGGCCGTTCGCCGGAGTCCAGGCGCTGTTCGTCAACGCCCACGCGGCGAATCCGGTCGCCGCACATGACTTCGTGACCAACTGGCTGCCCACCACCGAGGCGCAGACCGCCCTCTACGAATCCACAGGGCGGCCTCCTGCCTCCATCACCGCCGTGGAGGCGATGGACGACGATCCCCTGCGCACCGAGTACGCCAGGATCGCCGACGAGCTGGCGCTGCCCATGCCGTCGATCCCGGCCATGGGAGCGGTGTGGAGCTTCTGGGGCACCACGGAGAACGCCATCCTGGACGGACGCGCGGAGCCCGGGCCCCAGTGGCAGTCCATGATCGAGAGCATCGAGGGGCAGATCTGA
- a CDS encoding ABC transporter permease subunit produces MTEQVKAPEMGSELDSKPPRRSHTRGFGAGFLVKLALMGLVNAFGLYGIVASATVGSWAICLFLVLALVIADLIYFVPSRRMLPGKYLFPGLLMLVVFQVFVILYTGMTAFTNYGDGHNGTKDEAIAQLTRTYEQRVEGSPERAVTVLRSDDGDLALAAVEDEEVLIGTADQPLAAEDSAQTDGDRVTAADGYEVLDYAGVVSASEDLEQLRVPVSGDPDDGSLRTEDGRTAYAWEPTLSYDEDTGSMVAEDGTVYSDSGEGSFVSEAGEELRPGWREFVGFANFAAIFDPEILGGPFVSVTLWTFAFAILSVALTFFLGLLLAMLLNDPQLRGRGFYRAILFLPYAFPMFLSALIWAGLLNTDYGWINQVLLGGAGVPWLENAWLARGSVLLVNLWLGFPYMFLICSGALQAIPSEIYESASTDGAGPVRRFRSITLPMLMVAVGPLLIASFAMNFNNFNVIYLLTGGGPVDLESTTGVGGTDILITFVYKIAFAGGTNDYGLAAALSILIFLMVALISLLTFRRSQALEEIN; encoded by the coding sequence ATGACTGAGCAGGTGAAGGCTCCGGAGATGGGCTCCGAGCTGGATTCGAAGCCCCCGCGACGCTCCCACACCCGGGGCTTCGGCGCCGGATTCCTGGTCAAGCTCGCCCTGATGGGGCTGGTCAACGCGTTCGGCCTCTATGGGATCGTGGCCTCGGCCACGGTCGGCAGCTGGGCGATCTGCCTCTTCCTGGTTCTCGCGCTGGTCATCGCCGACCTGATCTACTTCGTCCCCTCCCGGCGGATGCTCCCGGGCAAGTACCTGTTCCCCGGGCTGCTGATGCTCGTGGTCTTCCAGGTCTTCGTCATCCTCTACACGGGCATGACTGCGTTCACGAACTACGGCGACGGGCACAACGGCACCAAGGACGAGGCGATCGCACAGCTGACCCGCACCTACGAGCAGCGTGTGGAGGGCTCGCCCGAACGTGCTGTGACCGTGCTGCGCAGCGACGACGGCGACCTCGCCCTGGCGGCTGTCGAGGACGAGGAGGTGCTGATCGGCACGGCCGATCAGCCGCTGGCTGCTGAGGACTCTGCCCAGACGGACGGGGATAGGGTCACAGCTGCGGATGGCTACGAGGTGCTGGACTACGCGGGCGTCGTCTCGGCCTCGGAGGACCTGGAGCAGCTTCGCGTCCCGGTCTCGGGTGATCCGGATGACGGCTCGCTGCGGACCGAGGACGGGCGGACCGCCTATGCCTGGGAGCCGACGCTGAGCTATGACGAGGACACAGGCTCCATGGTCGCCGAGGACGGCACGGTGTACAGCGACTCCGGTGAGGGCTCGTTCGTCTCGGAGGCGGGCGAGGAGCTGCGTCCGGGCTGGCGGGAGTTCGTGGGATTCGCGAACTTCGCGGCGATCTTCGACCCCGAGATCCTGGGCGGGCCGTTCGTATCCGTGACGCTGTGGACCTTCGCCTTCGCCATCCTGTCGGTCGCGCTCACCTTCTTCCTGGGGCTGCTGCTGGCGATGCTGCTCAACGACCCCCAGCTGCGCGGACGCGGCTTCTACCGGGCGATCCTCTTCCTTCCCTATGCGTTCCCCATGTTCCTCTCGGCACTGATCTGGGCCGGACTGCTGAACACCGACTACGGATGGATCAACCAGGTGCTGCTCGGGGGCGCAGGGGTGCCCTGGCTGGAGAACGCCTGGCTGGCGCGAGGCTCGGTCCTGCTGGTGAACCTGTGGCTGGGCTTCCCGTACATGTTCCTGATCTGCTCCGGTGCCCTTCAGGCGATCCCCTCCGAGATCTACGAATCGGCGTCGACCGACGGTGCGGGCCCGGTGCGTCGCTTCCGCTCGATCACGCTGCCGATGCTCATGGTGGCGGTGGGCCCGCTGCTGATCGCCTCCTTCGCCATGAACTTCAACAACTTCAACGTGATCTACCTGCTCACCGGCGGCGGGCCCGTGGACCTCGAATCCACAACGGGGGTCGGCGGGACGGACATCCTGATCACGTTCGTCTACAAGATCGCGTTCGCGGGCGGCACCAATGACTACGGTCTGGCGGCGGCCCTGTCGATCCTGATCTTCCTCATGGTCGCGCTCATCTCGCTGCTGACCTTCCGTCGCTCCCAGGCTCTCGAGGAGATCAACTGA
- a CDS encoding sugar ABC transporter permease has translation MASTAGSRTPRRRRSARARSNAWWRHLAAVVMCVFALFPLVYALSASLSASGSLVGSNQLFATVTDANYRQLFSDPQNPFPRWFLNSMMVSTITAIGTVLMGAAAAYAFSRFRFRGRRQGLMALLIIQMFPQLLAFVAIFLLLFAISEVYPVLGLNSRFGLIAVYLGGALGANTFLMFGFFNTIPRDLDEAATLDGASHAQIYWRMILPLVTPIIVVVGMLSFIASFSDFLLAQIVLQDPRQYTLAVGLYQFVSVEFGADWGVFTAGAVLSALPVVLLFLFLQRYIVAGLTGGAVKG, from the coding sequence ATGGCCAGCACCGCAGGGTCTCGCACCCCTCGTCGTCGTCGCAGCGCCCGTGCACGCTCGAATGCCTGGTGGCGCCATCTCGCCGCCGTGGTCATGTGCGTGTTCGCGCTGTTCCCGCTCGTCTACGCCCTGTCCGCCTCGCTGTCGGCTTCGGGGTCGCTGGTGGGCTCGAATCAGCTGTTCGCCACCGTCACCGATGCGAACTACAGGCAGCTGTTCTCCGATCCGCAGAATCCGTTCCCGCGCTGGTTCCTCAATTCCATGATGGTCTCCACGATCACAGCGATCGGCACGGTGCTCATGGGGGCGGCGGCGGCCTATGCGTTCTCCCGGTTCCGCTTCCGGGGCAGACGCCAGGGGCTCATGGCCCTGCTCATCATCCAGATGTTCCCTCAGCTGCTGGCCTTCGTGGCGATCTTCCTGCTCCTGTTCGCGATCTCCGAGGTCTATCCGGTCCTGGGACTGAACTCCCGATTCGGCCTGATCGCTGTGTACCTGGGCGGGGCTCTGGGAGCGAACACGTTCCTGATGTTCGGGTTCTTCAACACCATCCCGCGGGACCTCGACGAAGCCGCGACGCTGGATGGGGCGAGCCATGCCCAGATCTACTGGCGGATGATCCTGCCGCTCGTGACGCCGATCATCGTGGTCGTCGGCATGCTCTCCTTCATCGCGTCGTTCTCGGACTTCCTGCTGGCGCAGATCGTCCTGCAGGATCCTCGCCAATACACGCTCGCGGTGGGTCTCTACCAGTTCGTCTCGGTCGAGTTCGGGGCGGACTGGGGAGTCTTCACAGCAGGAGCCGTGCTCTCGGCGCTGCCAGTCGTGCTGCTGTTCCTCTTCCTGCAGCGCTACATCGTGGCCGGACTCACCGGCGGGGCCGTCAAGGGCTGA